Genomic window (Planifilum fimeticola):
CCTTCAAAATGGGGGAATTTCTTGGGGCTTCCCAAGGGACGCTTCAGGATTTTTCCGCTGTCGGCCCTCAGGCTGTTCTCCACCAGGATTTGGGGATCGATGCGCTGGAAGAGGGAAACCATCGTCATGATGTTTCTGTAGTAGGTCTCCGTTTCCGTCAGGGCCAACCCCGTGTCCACCAGTTTTTCGATGGTCGGCCGGACCAGAAGCAGGACGGCCGCGGCAACGATCAAAGCGGCGGCGGCGACGCCCGCCGTCATCCAGACGAAGGTCACCTCCATCCCTCCCATCCCCACCTTTTCTTCCCCTTTATCATCCCCTTCCCCCGAAAAAACTTGAGGAATTCATCTTTTCCCGCAAAAAGCGAAAAACTAGGATCGAAACAGCCAGAGACCAAAAAAGGACGGAGAAAGCATGGATGTGTTTGTTTCGGCCCTGCTCGCCGCGCTTCTCGTCGCCCTGGCCGCCGGAGTCTTTCTGGTTTTCCTGTACCGGCCGATCCTCAAAGGAGTGACGGGGTTCGTCCTCCGCCTGCTCCTCACCGAATCCTACGCGAAAAACATGTGGGAATTCGTCTCCTCTGTCCGCCGGTTCAAACCCCTGAAGATCGCCGAAGGAGGTCTGCGGGCGGAATACGGGGAAATTTTGTCCCGTCCCCTGGGCACTCCCAAAAAATTGGCCGGTTTTGAGGGATTGATCTTCCTGCCAGCCCAACTGGCCACCCTCACCACCCGCGAAACCCACAAGGTGGACACCCGGACGGTGATCGGCCCGCAGGCGAAACGGCCCTTGCGGCTGGAGATTCCGTTATTGATCAGCGGCATGGGGGCGGGTGTTCCCCTGACGGAACCCGTCAAAATCGCCCTGGCCAAAGGAGCCTCCCTGGCCGGAACCGCGACCAACACCGGACAGGGACCGCTGCTTCCGGAAGAGCGCAAAGCGGCCGACAAACTGATCCTGCAATACAGTCGCGCTCCCTGGGCCAAAACATCGGAGGAACTGAAACAGGCGGACATGGTGGAAATCGCCGTGGGCGGGGGAGGAGACGCCGGTTCTTCCCAGGTGATCCCCTCGCGGCGGCTCACCAAACGCCTGCGCCATCTGATGGGATTGAATCCGGATGAAGAGGCGCGGATTCGCTCCCGCGTTCCGGGGGTGGAACATCCCGACGACTGGGCGGAGTTGGTGGAA
Coding sequences:
- a CDS encoding FMN-binding glutamate synthase family protein produces the protein MDVFVSALLAALLVALAAGVFLVFLYRPILKGVTGFVLRLLLTESYAKNMWEFVSSVRRFKPLKIAEGGLRAEYGEILSRPLGTPKKLAGFEGLIFLPAQLATLTTRETHKVDTRTVIGPQAKRPLRLEIPLLISGMGAGVPLTEPVKIALAKGASLAGTATNTGQGPLLPEERKAADKLILQYSRAPWAKTSEELKQADMVEIAVGGGGDAGSSQVIPSRRLTKRLRHLMGLNPDEEARIRSRVPGVEHPDDWAELVEKLRIETGGVPIGVKILPSRVEEDIDRALDAGVDVITIDGAQAGTGETATILQDDFGLPTIRGLCRAVEHLEKRRARQRVSLIASGGLYTPGDYLKALALGADAVALGTAALLAAIHTQITKVLPWEPLTQLIWSGGSVAERFDVEMSSQYVANLLKASVEEMKLAVICLGKKAISDINREDLVALDPETARLTGVPLAYGREDPVRSHGEKALHRSI